The Chlorocebus sabaeus isolate Y175 chromosome 6, mChlSab1.0.hap1, whole genome shotgun sequence genome has a segment encoding these proteins:
- the ZNF180 gene encoding zinc finger protein 180 isoform X1, with product MEEQDEKPPEPLKACAQDSFLPQEIIIKVEGEDTGSLTIPSQEGVNFKIVTVDFTQEEQGTWNPAQRTLDRDVILENHRDLVSWDLATAVGKKDPTSKQSIFDEEPANGVKIERLTRDDPWLSSCEEVGDYKDQLEKQQEKQEILLQGVAFTQRKAVIHERVCKSDEPGEKSGLNSSLFSSPIISIRNHFHKHVSHAKKWHLNSAVNSHQKINENETLYENNECGKPPQSIHLIQFTRTQTKDKSYGFSDSIQSFCHGTPLHIHEKIHGGGKTFDFKECGQVLNPSISYNEQQRIPFEESQYKCSKTSQSSSVTQNMRNNSEEKPFECNQCGKSFSWSSHLVAHQRTHTGEKPYECSECGKSFSRSSHLVSHQRTHTGEKPYRCNQCGKSFSQSYVLVVHQRTHTGEKPYECNQCGKSFRQSYKLIAHQRTHTGEKPYECNQCGKSFIQSYKLIAHQRIHTGEKPYECNQCGKSFSQSYKLVAHQRTHTGEKPFECNQCGKSFSWSSQLVAHQRTHTGEKPYECSECGKSFNRSSHLVMHQRIHTGEKPYECNQCGKSFSQSYVLVVHQRTHTGEKPYECSQCGKSFRQSSCLTQHQRTHTGEKPFECNQCGKTFSLSARLIVHQRTHTGEKPFTCIQCGKAFINSYKLIRHQATHNEEKLYECN from the exons GATTCTTTCCTTCCTCAAGAGATTATCATCAAAGTTGAGGGAGAAGACACTGGGTCACTGACCATCCCATCTCAG GAAGGAGTGAACTTCAAAATTGTGACTGTGGACTTCACACAGGAGGAACAGGGTACTTGGAACCCTGCTCAGAGGACCCTGGACAGAGATGTGATCCTGGAGAACCACAGGGACCTAGTCTCTTGGG ACTTGGCAACTGCAGTTGGAAAAAAAGATCCAACTTCAAAGCAGAGCATTTTTGATGAAGAACCAGCTAATGGAGTGAAGATAGAAAGGCTTACAAGGGATGATCCTTGGTTATCTTCATGTGAAGAAGTTGGTGATTATAAAGACCAGTTGGAGAAGCAACAGGAAAAACAAGAGATACTTTTGCAGGGAGTGGCATTCACTCAAAGGAAAGCGGTTATTCATGAGAGAGTCTGCAAAAGTGATGAACCTGGGGAGAAGAGTGGTCTGAATTCCAGTCTATTTTCATCCCCAATTATATCCATAAGAAACCATTTTCATAAACATGTATCACATGCTAAAAAATGGCATCTTAATTCTGCTGTAAACAGTCATCAGAAGATTAATGAGAATGAGACTCTATATGAAAATAATGAATGTGGAAAACCCCCTCAGAGCATTCACCTTATTCAGTTTACAAGAACTCAAACAAAAGACAAATCCTATGGATTTAGTGACAGTATTCAATCTTTTTGCCATGGTACACCCCTACATATACATGAAAAAATTCATGGAGGAGGAAAAACCTTTGATTTTAAAGAATGTGGGCAAGTTTTGAACCCCAGCATATCCTATAATGAACAACAGAGAATTCCTTTTGAAGAGAGTCAATATAAGTGTAGTAAAACCTCTCAGAGTTCCTCCGTTACTCAAAACATGAGAAATAATTCTGAAGAGAAACCTTTTGAATGTAATCAGTGTGGGAAATCCTTCAGCTGGAGCTCTCATCTTGTTGCACATCAGAGAACTCATACAGGggagaaaccttatgaatgtagTGAATGTGGAAAATCCTTCAGCCGGAGTTCACACCTTGTTTCCCATCAGagaactcatactggagagaagccttacaGGTGTAATCAATGTGGGAAATCCTTTAGCCAGAGTTATGTCCTTGTTGTGCATCAAagaactcatactggagagaagccttatgAATGCAATCAATGTGGAAAGTCATTCAGGCAGAGCTATAAACTTATTGCACATCAAAGAAcacatactggagagaagccctatgAATGTAATCAGTGTGGGAAATCATTTATCCAGAGCTATAAACTTATTGCACatcaaagaattcatactggagaaaaaccctatgaatgcaaTCAGTGTGGGAAATCCTTCAGTCAAAGTTATAAACTTGTTGctcatcagagaactcacacaggagaaaaacccttTGAATGTAATCAGTGTGGGAAATCCTTCAGCTGGAGCTCTCAGCTTGTTGCACATCaaagaactcacactggagagaaaccgtaTGAATGTAGTGAATGTGGAAAATCTTTTAACCGCAGTTCTCACCTTGTTAtgcatcagagaattcacactgggGAAAAACCATATGAATGTAATCAGTGTGGGAAATCCTTCAGCCAGAGTTATGTTCTTGTTGTACATCAGAGAACTCATACTGGAGAAAAGCCCTATGAATGCAGTCAATGTGGGAAGTCCTTCAGACAGAGTTCATGCCTTACTCAACATCAGagaactcatactggagagaaaccatttGAATGTAATCAGTGTGGAAAAACATTTAGCTTGAGTGCTCGACTTATTGTGCATCAAAGAacccacactggagagaaaccctttaCATGTATTCAGTGTGGAAAAGCTTTCATTAATAGCTATAAACTTATCAGGCATCAGGCAACTCATAATGAAGAGAAACTCTATGAATGTAACTAG
- the ZNF180 gene encoding zinc finger protein 180 isoform X2 — protein sequence MEEQDEKPPEPLKACAQEGVNFKIVTVDFTQEEQGTWNPAQRTLDRDVILENHRDLVSWDLATAVGKKDPTSKQSIFDEEPANGVKIERLTRDDPWLSSCEEVGDYKDQLEKQQEKQEILLQGVAFTQRKAVIHERVCKSDEPGEKSGLNSSLFSSPIISIRNHFHKHVSHAKKWHLNSAVNSHQKINENETLYENNECGKPPQSIHLIQFTRTQTKDKSYGFSDSIQSFCHGTPLHIHEKIHGGGKTFDFKECGQVLNPSISYNEQQRIPFEESQYKCSKTSQSSSVTQNMRNNSEEKPFECNQCGKSFSWSSHLVAHQRTHTGEKPYECSECGKSFSRSSHLVSHQRTHTGEKPYRCNQCGKSFSQSYVLVVHQRTHTGEKPYECNQCGKSFRQSYKLIAHQRTHTGEKPYECNQCGKSFIQSYKLIAHQRIHTGEKPYECNQCGKSFSQSYKLVAHQRTHTGEKPFECNQCGKSFSWSSQLVAHQRTHTGEKPYECSECGKSFNRSSHLVMHQRIHTGEKPYECNQCGKSFSQSYVLVVHQRTHTGEKPYECSQCGKSFRQSSCLTQHQRTHTGEKPFECNQCGKTFSLSARLIVHQRTHTGEKPFTCIQCGKAFINSYKLIRHQATHNEEKLYECN from the exons GAAGGAGTGAACTTCAAAATTGTGACTGTGGACTTCACACAGGAGGAACAGGGTACTTGGAACCCTGCTCAGAGGACCCTGGACAGAGATGTGATCCTGGAGAACCACAGGGACCTAGTCTCTTGGG ACTTGGCAACTGCAGTTGGAAAAAAAGATCCAACTTCAAAGCAGAGCATTTTTGATGAAGAACCAGCTAATGGAGTGAAGATAGAAAGGCTTACAAGGGATGATCCTTGGTTATCTTCATGTGAAGAAGTTGGTGATTATAAAGACCAGTTGGAGAAGCAACAGGAAAAACAAGAGATACTTTTGCAGGGAGTGGCATTCACTCAAAGGAAAGCGGTTATTCATGAGAGAGTCTGCAAAAGTGATGAACCTGGGGAGAAGAGTGGTCTGAATTCCAGTCTATTTTCATCCCCAATTATATCCATAAGAAACCATTTTCATAAACATGTATCACATGCTAAAAAATGGCATCTTAATTCTGCTGTAAACAGTCATCAGAAGATTAATGAGAATGAGACTCTATATGAAAATAATGAATGTGGAAAACCCCCTCAGAGCATTCACCTTATTCAGTTTACAAGAACTCAAACAAAAGACAAATCCTATGGATTTAGTGACAGTATTCAATCTTTTTGCCATGGTACACCCCTACATATACATGAAAAAATTCATGGAGGAGGAAAAACCTTTGATTTTAAAGAATGTGGGCAAGTTTTGAACCCCAGCATATCCTATAATGAACAACAGAGAATTCCTTTTGAAGAGAGTCAATATAAGTGTAGTAAAACCTCTCAGAGTTCCTCCGTTACTCAAAACATGAGAAATAATTCTGAAGAGAAACCTTTTGAATGTAATCAGTGTGGGAAATCCTTCAGCTGGAGCTCTCATCTTGTTGCACATCAGAGAACTCATACAGGggagaaaccttatgaatgtagTGAATGTGGAAAATCCTTCAGCCGGAGTTCACACCTTGTTTCCCATCAGagaactcatactggagagaagccttacaGGTGTAATCAATGTGGGAAATCCTTTAGCCAGAGTTATGTCCTTGTTGTGCATCAAagaactcatactggagagaagccttatgAATGCAATCAATGTGGAAAGTCATTCAGGCAGAGCTATAAACTTATTGCACATCAAAGAAcacatactggagagaagccctatgAATGTAATCAGTGTGGGAAATCATTTATCCAGAGCTATAAACTTATTGCACatcaaagaattcatactggagaaaaaccctatgaatgcaaTCAGTGTGGGAAATCCTTCAGTCAAAGTTATAAACTTGTTGctcatcagagaactcacacaggagaaaaacccttTGAATGTAATCAGTGTGGGAAATCCTTCAGCTGGAGCTCTCAGCTTGTTGCACATCaaagaactcacactggagagaaaccgtaTGAATGTAGTGAATGTGGAAAATCTTTTAACCGCAGTTCTCACCTTGTTAtgcatcagagaattcacactgggGAAAAACCATATGAATGTAATCAGTGTGGGAAATCCTTCAGCCAGAGTTATGTTCTTGTTGTACATCAGAGAACTCATACTGGAGAAAAGCCCTATGAATGCAGTCAATGTGGGAAGTCCTTCAGACAGAGTTCATGCCTTACTCAACATCAGagaactcatactggagagaaaccatttGAATGTAATCAGTGTGGAAAAACATTTAGCTTGAGTGCTCGACTTATTGTGCATCAAAGAacccacactggagagaaaccctttaCATGTATTCAGTGTGGAAAAGCTTTCATTAATAGCTATAAACTTATCAGGCATCAGGCAACTCATAATGAAGAGAAACTCTATGAATGTAACTAG